A window of the Gemmatimonadota bacterium genome harbors these coding sequences:
- a CDS encoding DUF2157 domain-containing protein: MASFLSKLKRLTQIATERGVVDVATASALVTLAEQHEREGGVRSLASVLGSLGGGIVALGVVLLVAANWQGIGDEAKIAGFLLLLGGSHSVGFWITATNRPYVRTAEGLHFIGAGLVIAGVGLISQIFNLDARPPNGVLIWLAAIVPLAYLLRSAPISGMAVFALVLWAHMEGSFGGSPMEVPTFAGHLMLEVGLGTALLGASSAVRDAEPEIAHILRSLGVALLGYSIYALGFYRYFSRSVTEPGGGAWVLPSAALLLGGLGLWIARESLAKEAPWLRDRLNSLLVILLSIAALALALDLGVVPSGPNLWFFSFGGGVTFSLAELLVTFAAWAIWFLLAFWCVAFGTRSGRKRYLDIGVAAVGLGVVTRFFDLIGGQTGTGLLFVVGGLVLICTAWATEKWRRQALARMGES; this comes from the coding sequence ATGGCCTCGTTCCTCTCGAAGCTGAAGCGGCTGACTCAGATCGCTACCGAACGTGGTGTGGTGGACGTGGCGACCGCCAGCGCGCTTGTGACCCTGGCCGAGCAGCACGAGCGCGAGGGCGGAGTCCGAAGTCTGGCCTCTGTGCTCGGATCTCTCGGTGGTGGCATCGTAGCGCTCGGGGTGGTACTGCTCGTGGCGGCCAACTGGCAGGGGATCGGAGACGAAGCCAAGATCGCCGGATTCTTGCTGCTGCTCGGCGGGTCACACTCGGTGGGGTTCTGGATCACAGCGACGAACCGTCCGTACGTCCGTACCGCGGAGGGACTCCACTTCATCGGCGCCGGGCTGGTCATCGCTGGGGTAGGACTCATCTCTCAGATCTTCAATCTCGACGCGCGCCCTCCGAATGGCGTACTGATCTGGCTCGCAGCTATCGTCCCACTGGCGTACCTGCTTCGCTCTGCGCCTATCAGCGGGATGGCCGTCTTCGCGCTCGTCCTATGGGCACACATGGAGGGCAGCTTCGGCGGGTCCCCCATGGAAGTGCCGACGTTCGCAGGCCATCTGATGCTGGAGGTCGGTCTCGGGACTGCGCTGCTCGGGGCGTCGAGCGCCGTGCGGGACGCCGAGCCGGAGATCGCACACATCTTGCGCTCGCTCGGGGTGGCTCTGCTGGGCTACAGCATCTACGCCCTCGGCTTCTACCGCTATTTCTCCCGCTCGGTGACCGAGCCGGGCGGCGGGGCATGGGTCCTGCCGTCGGCCGCGCTGCTGCTAGGAGGCCTCGGGCTCTGGATTGCTCGTGAGAGCCTGGCGAAAGAGGCCCCGTGGCTCCGGGATCGCCTGAACTCGTTGCTCGTCATCCTGCTTTCGATTGCCGCGCTCGCGCTCGCGCTCGATCTCGGTGTCGTGCCATCCGGGCCCAATCTCTGGTTCTTCAGCTTCGGTGGCGGTGTGACGTTCTCGCTCGCGGAACTCCTGGTGACGTTTGCCGCATGGGCGATCTGGTTCCTGCTCGCCTTCTGGTGCGTCGCGTTTGGGACCCGCTCGGGCCGCAAGCGCTATCTCGACATCGGTGTTGCCGCAGTCGGCCTGGGCGTGGTGACGCGGTTCTTCGACCTCATCGGTGGGCAGACGGGCACTGGCCTGCTCTTCGTGGTCGGTGGCCTGGTCCTGATCTGCACGGCGTGGGCGACGGAGAAGTGGCGGCGCCAGGCGCTCGCACGGATGGGGGAGTCATGA
- a CDS encoding NIPSNAP family protein yields the protein MATIFGAGYLLGTTQGDLVLQAEASAAPVVQTAQVFELRTYTAADGKIDDLLARFRNHTLRIFEKHGMTNVGYWTPQDEPLSQNTLIYMLAHPSREAAQEAWRNFGSDAEWQSVAEESRRDGRLIVGLESVFLEATDFSPMR from the coding sequence ATGGCGACCATCTTCGGCGCAGGCTACCTGCTCGGGACTACCCAGGGAGATCTCGTGCTTCAGGCCGAGGCGAGCGCCGCGCCGGTTGTCCAGACAGCGCAGGTTTTTGAACTGAGGACGTATACAGCTGCGGACGGCAAGATCGACGACCTCCTGGCGCGTTTCCGGAACCACACGCTCAGGATCTTCGAGAAGCACGGCATGACGAACGTCGGGTACTGGACTCCGCAGGACGAGCCGCTCTCGCAGAACACGCTGATCTACATGCTCGCACATCCTTCGCGGGAAGCAGCCCAGGAGGCCTGGCGCAACTTCGGAAGCGACGCTGAATGGCAGAGCGTGGCCGAGGAATCCCGACGGGACGGGCGCCTGATCGTGGGCCTGGAAAGCGTGTTCCTCGAAGCGACGGATTTCTCGCCCATGCGGTAG
- a CDS encoding type II toxin-antitoxin system prevent-host-death family antitoxin, with protein sequence MLEQVTYSYARQNLAKVLQEAEERREPVIITRRGHEDMALIPADELRSLEESVHLLRSPKNAQRLLHALQRALEEGGVSDSPESLRSKFGLE encoded by the coding sequence ATGTTAGAGCAAGTCACCTATAGCTATGCGCGCCAGAACCTCGCGAAGGTTTTGCAGGAAGCCGAGGAGCGCCGGGAGCCCGTCATCATTACAAGGCGGGGCCACGAAGACATGGCCCTGATTCCTGCGGACGAGCTCCGTAGCCTTGAGGAATCCGTACACCTGCTCCGCTCCCCGAAGAACGCTCAGCGCCTACTTCACGCGCTCCAGCGAGCTCTTGAGGAGGGCGGCGTCTCAGACTCGCCCGAATCGCTGAGGTCCAAGTTTGGCCTCGAGTAA
- a CDS encoding Txe/YoeB family addiction module toxin, translated as MASSKEASTARVTFFQDEFREDLRFWIDTNRRIALKVMDLVEAVTRNPFKGIGKPEPLKHLGANVWSRRITQEHRLVYLVRTDRIDFLQCRYHY; from the coding sequence TTGGCCTCGAGTAAGGAAGCCAGCACAGCCCGGGTCACGTTCTTTCAGGACGAGTTCAGAGAGGACCTGCGGTTCTGGATAGACACCAATCGGCGCATCGCACTCAAGGTCATGGACCTAGTGGAAGCCGTCACTCGAAATCCCTTCAAGGGAATCGGGAAGCCCGAGCCGCTCAAGCACCTCGGAGCAAATGTGTGGTCGCGCCGGATCACACAGGAACACCGCCTCGTGTACCTGGTGCGAACCGACCGCATCGACTTCCTCCAGTGTCGCTACCACTACTGA
- a CDS encoding zeta toxin family protein — MLILLGGAPRAGKGMISRELVQKRGIALLSLDVLKMGLHRAVPSMGVDPNAHSREVGENMWPLVRAMAENALEADVDYVFEGDMVLPKQAAELRGLSGADVRSCFVGYRDIEPQRKLSDIRRHRGHANDWLNEQSDEEILAVVQFGIEYSAYLSEECDRLGLTYVDGSTDFEGTVDAAVTHLMW; from the coding sequence ATGTTGATCCTACTCGGTGGGGCCCCTCGCGCTGGGAAGGGCATGATCTCAAGAGAGCTAGTCCAGAAGAGGGGGATCGCGCTCCTGTCTCTCGACGTGCTGAAGATGGGTTTGCACCGAGCCGTCCCTTCAATGGGCGTGGACCCAAACGCCCACTCGCGCGAGGTGGGCGAGAACATGTGGCCGCTAGTTCGGGCGATGGCCGAGAACGCGCTCGAGGCCGACGTCGACTATGTCTTTGAAGGGGACATGGTCCTGCCCAAGCAAGCCGCAGAGCTTCGAGGCCTTTCAGGTGCCGACGTGCGATCGTGCTTCGTCGGTTATCGCGATATCGAGCCGCAACGGAAGCTTTCCGATATCCGCCGCCATCGTGGGCACGCCAACGACTGGCTGAACGAGCAGAGCGACGAGGAGATCCTCGCGGTGGTCCAGTTCGGCATTGAATACAGTGCGTATCTCTCCGAGGAGTGCGACCGGCTGGGTCTCACGTACGTCGACGGCTCCACGGACTTCGAAGGAACCGTCGATGCTGCTGTAACGCACCTCATGTGGTGA
- a CDS encoding DUF2283 domain-containing protein: MISLQVTYRKGQPFAAYICLDHAPGQKAVRSEEVAREIVVDYDGDERPIGVEIVSPGATSVDEILAVFDELGLSRPDLSELAPLVAA, encoded by the coding sequence ATGATCTCTCTCCAAGTCACGTACCGGAAGGGTCAGCCCTTCGCGGCGTACATCTGCCTCGACCATGCGCCGGGGCAGAAGGCCGTCCGATCGGAAGAGGTCGCACGGGAGATCGTGGTCGACTATGACGGGGATGAGCGGCCGATCGGTGTTGAGATCGTGAGTCCGGGCGCCACCAGCGTCGACGAGATTCTCGCCGTATTCGACGAGCTCGGACTGAGCCGGCCCGACCTGAGCGAATTAGCGCCACTTGTCGCGGCCTAG
- a CDS encoding DUF86 domain-containing protein, whose amino-acid sequence MTPPDALFLRHMLEAVERVIEVTAKTTKAQFELDWMIQDVLIRELEVLGEAAGRVTRGLTTKHTEIPWREITGLRHKLIHDYFVVALDVVWDTATVDVPEVHPLLVALLEHVPDQE is encoded by the coding sequence ATGACACCGCCTGACGCTCTCTTTCTCCGCCATATGCTAGAAGCGGTTGAGCGAGTGATAGAGGTCACGGCAAAGACGACGAAGGCGCAGTTCGAACTGGATTGGATGATCCAAGACGTCCTGATTCGCGAGCTTGAGGTCCTTGGTGAAGCCGCCGGTCGCGTGACCCGCGGGCTCACCACGAAGCACACCGAGATTCCCTGGCGCGAAATCACGGGGCTCCGCCACAAGCTGATCCATGACTATTTCGTGGTCGCGCTCGACGTCGTCTGGGACACCGCCACCGTCGACGTGCCTGAAGTGCACCCTCTTCTCGTAGCGCTTCTGGAGCACGTACCAGATCAGGAGTAG
- a CDS encoding nucleotidyltransferase family protein, whose translation MVQFDDSRLAAICRRHGVTQLRLFGSAARGEETAESDIDLIADFGGPTGFFGLIRCEDELAEFFGQPVDLLTEGGLSPYMRDDVLAEARVIFHDTA comes from the coding sequence ATGGTCCAATTCGACGATTCTCGACTCGCCGCGATATGCCGGCGGCATGGGGTGACGCAGCTGCGCCTTTTCGGATCGGCTGCTCGCGGGGAGGAGACCGCAGAGTCCGACATCGACTTGATCGCAGATTTTGGCGGGCCGACCGGCTTTTTCGGGCTCATTCGCTGTGAGGACGAGCTGGCCGAGTTTTTTGGGCAGCCGGTGGATCTTCTCACGGAGGGCGGGCTGAGCCCGTACATGCGAGACGACGTCCTCGCTGAGGCGAGAGTGATCTTCCATGACACCGCCTGA
- a CDS encoding type II toxin-antitoxin system RelE/ParE family toxin, with translation MLVTFHDAASVELAEAIDFYNSQASELGDSLGAEVYDIVAGIAENPAAGFVVRPGVHRRLLARFPYSVLYKASEGRLRVLAVMHHRRAPEYWADREQMREPGGLATTAPTPYNAALPLGPSGTLR, from the coding sequence TTGCTGGTCACATTCCATGATGCGGCCAGCGTCGAATTGGCTGAGGCAATCGACTTCTACAATAGTCAAGCGTCTGAGCTCGGCGACTCGCTGGGCGCCGAGGTCTATGACATCGTTGCTGGCATCGCCGAGAATCCGGCCGCTGGGTTCGTCGTTCGGCCCGGAGTGCATCGGCGTTTGCTCGCGCGATTCCCATATAGCGTACTGTACAAGGCCTCAGAGGGGCGACTTCGGGTTCTGGCGGTAATGCACCATCGCCGAGCTCCAGAGTATTGGGCCGACCGCGAACAGATGAGGGAACCAGGAGGGCTGGCGACGACCGCACCAACGCCCTATAACGCCGCGCTCCCGCTCGGGCCCTCAGGTACGCTTCGCTGA
- a CDS encoding addiction module protein: MTIDQLEAEALKLSEPDRARLAQRLIASLDADSEIEQAWYDEAERRLSDLESGDAAEIPASEVFESLGLGGTR, from the coding sequence GTGACAATAGATCAACTGGAAGCCGAGGCCCTGAAGTTGTCCGAGCCGGACCGAGCTCGCCTCGCGCAGCGTCTCATCGCGAGTCTCGACGCGGATTCTGAAATCGAGCAGGCCTGGTATGATGAGGCCGAGCGTCGTCTGTCCGATCTTGAGTCCGGCGATGCCGCGGAGATTCCGGCGTCGGAAGTCTTCGAATCGCTCGGCCTAGGTGGGACGCGGTAG
- a CDS encoding DUF2442 domain-containing protein encodes MPGTASSHSAGARVANVQFSEDSIRVDLADGRTISAPLAWYPRLLNASDAKRADWEISGGGYAIHWPSIDEDLSVEGLLRGAPSPGVAV; translated from the coding sequence ATGCCTGGAACGGCTTCTTCACATAGTGCGGGCGCCCGCGTGGCAAACGTTCAGTTCAGCGAGGACTCCATCCGAGTGGATCTCGCCGACGGGCGTACGATCTCGGCGCCGCTGGCGTGGTATCCTCGACTCCTGAACGCCTCGGATGCTAAGCGAGCCGACTGGGAGATCTCTGGCGGCGGCTACGCGATACACTGGCCATCGATCGACGAGGACCTGAGCGTCGAAGGCCTTCTTCGCGGAGCACCTTCTCCGGGTGTGGCAGTTTAA
- a CDS encoding DUF4160 domain-containing protein, translated as MPTVLRSGPYRFHFYSHEPNEPPHVHVDRDEATAKFWLSPVNLASSLGFKSHELTTLFRLVQRHEKELVDAWNGFFT; from the coding sequence GTGCCAACAGTTCTTCGGTCCGGCCCATATCGCTTCCATTTCTATAGTCACGAGCCGAACGAACCGCCCCATGTTCACGTGGACCGCGACGAGGCGACTGCCAAGTTCTGGCTGTCTCCGGTGAACCTGGCGTCAAGCCTGGGGTTCAAGTCGCATGAGCTTACGACGCTGTTCCGCTTGGTTCAGCGGCATGAGAAGGAATTGGTAGATGCCTGGAACGGCTTCTTCACATAG
- a CDS encoding ABC transporter permease, translated as MKLLRMSWARIYRVALRALPPDLRRKHGSAMEALFAHEVRQARERGRVRGGLAAARAVWDVVQRGVYERLRSRGGGRWSMDGLGQDVTRSLRSLLKAGHFTTAVVLTLALGIGANSAVFSVVDAVLLQPLPFPNADRVVHLAWDGGTHVQSYLTRGKYQYWHDNVRSFDAVATWRDFHGRVGEASQVSVVTGLRVSREFLGVLGYSLGQGRDFMATEDVSGGAKVAIVSHEIWQSRFGGASDVVGRMLHLNEEPYVVVGVLPESFQFPYVDEPVRVLVPLGLSVDPMDEGENWPTIASLREGVLRQEAQTDVSSLTASFAAEYPDLVYRRDLGMKLATFSELYVGESAKALWILMGVVVLVFLISCANVANLFLARAMQRRGETALRAALGASRGRLARLVLTEAVLVALAAGSLGLLMSRWAVSLLVSLAPSELPRMGTIAVDWRVMLFTYVAALAASIFFGGAAAWAAWPAARGRLSEVLKQSARGASGRGRTREGLLVVQSAISMVLLAGAGLLMVTLFSLARVDAGFDPEGLVAVRFPVRPPEYQSSQDLWDLQQRVREQVQGSAAIASIVGATNLPLERGINFPMTIGGRPGDFEGAVEWRAVTPDYFRTLGVPIVAGRPFEDTDVEKGPPVVIVNEAFVRRYFLDENPIGQRIEIGRIRDEFIDPSLAGLGAEIVGVVGDIREVSLRADPRRTMYVPQAQAPTRISNVLGTMPVFIAQGRPGGGSIERALVEAFRAVDPALPRPQVFPLDDVVTRSLARERFGAVLLSVFAALALALTAVGVYGVLAYTVRQRYREIAIRMALGAGGLQVRQMVLRQGITPVLVGLLLGLAASLGLSRIMVQYLWGVTPTDPATLAAVATILLGVALAASWIPAREAVRLDPVTTLKAE; from the coding sequence GTGAAGCTGCTACGGATGAGCTGGGCGCGGATCTACCGCGTGGCCTTACGGGCGCTCCCGCCGGATCTCCGCCGCAAGCACGGCTCCGCTATGGAGGCGCTCTTCGCTCACGAGGTCAGGCAGGCCCGCGAAAGAGGACGGGTGCGTGGGGGGCTCGCCGCAGCAAGAGCGGTGTGGGACGTTGTTCAGAGAGGAGTCTACGAGCGGCTGAGAAGCCGCGGGGGCGGGAGGTGGAGCATGGACGGGCTCGGACAGGACGTTACGCGCAGTCTCAGGTCGCTGCTCAAGGCGGGCCACTTCACGACCGCTGTCGTCCTGACGTTGGCACTCGGAATCGGTGCCAACAGCGCGGTCTTCAGCGTCGTAGATGCGGTGCTCCTGCAGCCACTCCCGTTCCCCAACGCCGACCGTGTGGTGCACCTCGCCTGGGACGGCGGTACGCACGTCCAGTCGTACCTGACCCGCGGAAAGTACCAGTACTGGCACGACAACGTCCGTTCATTCGATGCCGTGGCGACGTGGCGGGACTTCCATGGACGTGTGGGCGAAGCCAGTCAAGTCTCGGTCGTCACTGGGCTGCGGGTCAGCCGTGAATTCTTGGGCGTCCTGGGCTATTCGCTTGGGCAAGGCCGAGATTTCATGGCCACTGAAGATGTTTCGGGCGGCGCGAAGGTCGCGATCGTTTCCCACGAGATTTGGCAGTCCCGTTTCGGAGGCGCGTCCGACGTCGTAGGTCGCATGCTCCATCTGAACGAGGAACCCTACGTCGTCGTCGGCGTGCTCCCCGAGAGCTTCCAGTTCCCATACGTCGACGAGCCCGTACGAGTCTTAGTCCCTCTTGGCCTCTCCGTCGATCCCATGGACGAGGGCGAGAATTGGCCCACGATCGCGAGCCTCCGCGAGGGCGTCCTGCGTCAGGAGGCCCAGACGGACGTGTCGTCGCTCACCGCATCCTTCGCGGCGGAGTACCCCGACCTCGTATACCGACGAGACCTCGGGATGAAGCTTGCGACGTTCAGCGAGCTTTACGTCGGCGAGTCAGCGAAGGCCCTATGGATCCTCATGGGCGTTGTCGTGCTGGTCTTTCTGATCTCCTGTGCCAACGTTGCGAACCTCTTCCTGGCGCGTGCAATGCAGCGTCGGGGTGAGACTGCGCTGCGGGCGGCGCTCGGGGCAAGTCGTGGACGCCTCGCACGCCTCGTCCTCACGGAGGCCGTTCTCGTTGCGTTGGCCGCCGGCTCACTCGGTCTCCTGATGTCAAGGTGGGCCGTGAGCCTCTTGGTCTCGCTCGCGCCCTCCGAGCTTCCCCGCATGGGGACGATCGCAGTCGACTGGCGGGTCATGCTGTTCACGTACGTCGCCGCGCTCGCTGCGAGCATCTTCTTCGGCGGGGCGGCCGCCTGGGCCGCCTGGCCTGCGGCTCGCGGTCGGCTCTCGGAGGTGCTTAAGCAGAGCGCTCGGGGAGCTTCCGGGCGCGGCCGCACCCGGGAGGGCCTTCTGGTCGTGCAGTCGGCGATATCGATGGTGCTGCTCGCCGGCGCAGGCCTCCTCATGGTGACGCTGTTTAGCCTGGCGCGTGTCGACGCGGGCTTTGACCCCGAGGGGCTCGTCGCCGTCCGCTTCCCCGTTAGGCCGCCAGAATACCAGTCGTCGCAGGACCTTTGGGATCTTCAGCAGCGCGTGCGAGAGCAGGTGCAGGGCTCCGCAGCGATCGCATCGATAGTCGGGGCGACCAACCTGCCACTCGAGCGTGGCATCAACTTCCCAATGACGATCGGCGGTCGCCCTGGCGACTTCGAAGGAGCGGTCGAGTGGCGGGCCGTGACGCCCGACTACTTTCGCACGCTCGGCGTTCCGATCGTCGCAGGTCGTCCATTCGAGGACACGGACGTCGAGAAAGGCCCCCCCGTCGTGATCGTGAACGAGGCCTTCGTTCGGCGGTACTTCCTTGACGAGAATCCGATCGGTCAACGGATCGAGATCGGTCGGATTCGAGATGAGTTCATCGATCCGTCGCTAGCTGGCCTGGGCGCCGAGATCGTCGGTGTGGTCGGCGACATCCGAGAGGTGTCCTTGCGTGCCGATCCGCGCCGGACGATGTACGTGCCGCAGGCTCAGGCTCCGACCCGCATCTCGAATGTGCTCGGTACGATGCCCGTCTTCATCGCTCAGGGCCGGCCAGGAGGCGGGAGCATCGAGCGAGCGCTCGTGGAGGCGTTCCGCGCTGTGGATCCGGCCCTCCCCAGACCTCAGGTCTTTCCGTTAGATGACGTGGTGACTCGCTCACTCGCTCGAGAACGCTTCGGCGCTGTGCTCCTCTCTGTGTTCGCCGCGCTCGCCCTCGCGCTGACCGCCGTCGGTGTCTACGGCGTGCTGGCCTACACCGTACGACAACGGTACCGCGAGATCGCGATCCGCATGGCACTCGGAGCCGGGGGGCTACAGGTGCGGCAGATGGTACTCCGTCAAGGGATCACGCCCGTGCTCGTCGGCCTCCTGCTCGGCCTGGCGGCCTCTCTCGGGCTTTCGCGGATCATGGTGCAATACCTTTGGGGCGTCACGCCGACCGACCCCGCGACGCTCGCCGCGGTCGCGACGATCCTCCTCGGTGTCGCGCTTGCCGCTAGCTGGATCCCAGCACGAGAGGCGGTGAGGTTGGACCCGGTCACGACCCTGAAAGCGGAGTAG
- a CDS encoding helix-turn-helix transcriptional regulator — MKRHWFFVLLSVSSAPRYGTAIQEDVRQLSDGRVRLWPATLYGSLEELTALGWLEEIDEEERPAGIGGRERYYRLTGAGCTALEAEVARMQSLAGVARARLEQRRAGA, encoded by the coding sequence ATGAAGCGGCACTGGTTCTTCGTTCTACTGTCCGTCTCTTCAGCGCCACGCTACGGAACCGCCATTCAGGAAGACGTCCGGCAGCTCAGCGACGGTCGGGTGCGCCTTTGGCCTGCGACACTGTACGGATCTCTCGAGGAGCTCACCGCCCTCGGGTGGCTTGAGGAGATCGACGAGGAAGAACGGCCGGCGGGAATCGGGGGGCGGGAGCGGTACTACCGGCTAACTGGGGCTGGGTGTACCGCCCTGGAGGCCGAGGTCGCGCGCATGCAGTCGCTAGCGGGTGTGGCGCGCGCGCGCCTCGAGCAACGTCGGGCGGGCGCGTGA
- a CDS encoding tyrosine-type recombinase/integrase, with product MNSKTRATLPDWLRELLRRLDDEMVLRGYARQTRSLYSAHARRFYAGRAAEDQVATDGEVRAWLLGMLRSGLSHSYANQALSALRFLHRYVLNAPAPVAGIPRPKRGKTLPKVLSALEARRFLNELGSPKHRAIAFILYSAGLRVGEVSRLRVEDVDSQRGQIHVRQGKGRKDRYVMLSPVVLGVLREYVRVERPAHWLFPGGHRRDRHITTRSIQKQVARAGKRAGIRKRVTPHMLRHSFATHLLEGGTDLRSIQELLGHAKISTTVIYTHVAQRDLRKIKSPIDQLFEDDE from the coding sequence ATGAATTCCAAGACCCGAGCGACACTCCCTGACTGGCTGCGGGAGCTCTTGCGGCGCCTCGACGACGAGATGGTGCTCCGCGGATATGCCCGACAAACACGATCGCTCTATTCCGCCCACGCGCGACGATTCTATGCGGGGAGAGCGGCCGAGGATCAAGTGGCCACGGACGGGGAGGTCCGCGCCTGGTTGCTGGGTATGCTCCGGTCAGGCTTGTCGCACAGCTATGCCAACCAAGCGCTGAGCGCTCTCAGGTTCCTGCACCGATACGTCCTGAACGCGCCTGCTCCCGTGGCCGGCATCCCACGGCCGAAACGCGGGAAGACGCTGCCCAAGGTTCTCAGCGCGCTGGAGGCACGTCGCTTCCTGAACGAGCTCGGGTCACCCAAGCACCGAGCCATCGCGTTCATTCTGTATTCCGCCGGGCTCCGCGTGGGCGAGGTCTCACGGCTGCGGGTGGAGGACGTCGATTCTCAACGAGGGCAGATCCATGTCCGACAGGGGAAGGGTCGCAAGGACCGCTACGTCATGCTGTCGCCGGTGGTACTCGGCGTGTTGAGGGAATACGTCCGCGTGGAACGACCCGCGCACTGGCTCTTCCCAGGCGGGCACAGACGGGACAGACACATCACCACCAGATCCATCCAGAAGCAGGTCGCCCGGGCCGGGAAGAGAGCCGGTATCAGAAAGCGGGTCACCCCGCACATGCTGCGGCATAGCTTCGCGACCCATCTCCTAGAGGGCGGAACGGACCTGCGGAGCATCCAGGAACTGCTCGGACACGCGAAGATCTCCACGACGGTCATCTACACGCACGTGGCCCAGCGTGATCTCCGGAAGATAAAGAGCCCCATCGACCAGCTCTTCGAAGACGACGAATAG
- a CDS encoding c-type cytochrome has product MLNFRFSRPLVAALALMTLAGCKPLDDVAVLVFGRSMRDQRSFDPYENPRGAPENSVAFASGNYPAAPGEVNLGQPEGVDVPRFTQLDLGTPGEGGPVIQGLVNPMDPNDAVSMARGEEMYMRFCVVCHGPDGVGANAYIADKHPLLPAYNVSGEQVAAYSEQYIYAIIRVGRGLMPEYGSRITHFDRWSVVNYVRQLQRQAGNTPAGGDE; this is encoded by the coding sequence ATGCTTAACTTCCGGTTCAGCCGCCCGCTCGTTGCGGCCCTCGCGCTCATGACGCTGGCCGGTTGCAAACCGCTCGACGACGTTGCGGTCCTCGTCTTCGGGCGCAGCATGCGCGATCAGCGCTCGTTCGACCCGTACGAGAACCCGCGCGGCGCGCCTGAGAACTCTGTGGCATTCGCGTCGGGCAACTATCCAGCCGCGCCGGGTGAGGTCAACCTCGGACAGCCGGAGGGCGTCGACGTGCCGCGGTTCACACAGTTGGATCTGGGCACCCCGGGTGAGGGCGGGCCGGTGATCCAGGGGCTCGTAAACCCGATGGATCCGAACGATGCGGTGTCGATGGCGCGTGGCGAGGAGATGTACATGCGCTTCTGCGTCGTGTGTCACGGCCCGGACGGGGTCGGCGCGAACGCGTACATCGCGGATAAGCACCCGTTGCTTCCGGCCTACAACGTCTCCGGTGAGCAGGTCGCCGCGTACAGCGAACAGTACATCTACGCGATAATTCGCGTCGGGCGCGGGCTCATGCCCGAGTACGGCAGCCGGATCACGCACTTCGACCGTTGGAGTGTCGTGAACTACGTCAGGCAGCTCCAACGGCAGGCGGGTAACACGCCTGCCGGAGGAGACGAGTAG
- a CDS encoding DUF3341 domain-containing protein: protein MSSTAGLLASYEYLDSTVDAIEQLKKAGFKGVKAYSPYPDHHIEHALGYDQSPVRVWTLVGGLTGAATGFAFTTWTSMDWPLVVGGKPIVSIPAYIIIAFELMILFGALSTLIGLFILSRLPNLRPAVVYDPEFTAGRYGVYVEAEGGRLDEARNILNRQEPIELREGEGGADA, encoded by the coding sequence ATGAGTAGCACTGCAGGGCTCCTCGCCTCGTACGAGTACCTCGACTCCACGGTCGACGCGATCGAGCAGCTCAAGAAAGCCGGATTCAAGGGGGTGAAGGCGTACTCACCGTACCCCGATCACCACATCGAGCACGCGCTCGGTTACGACCAGAGCCCGGTTCGCGTCTGGACGCTGGTAGGTGGCCTCACGGGAGCCGCGACGGGTTTTGCGTTCACCACGTGGACCTCGATGGACTGGCCTCTGGTGGTAGGTGGCAAACCCATCGTCTCGATTCCGGCCTACATCATCATCGCGTTCGAGTTGATGATTCTCTTCGGGGCGTTGTCGACTTTGATCGGCCTCTTCATTCTCAGTCGCTTGCCCAATTTGAGACCCGCAGTGGTCTATGATCCCGAGTTCACGGCCGGGCGCTACGGCGTATACGTCGAGGCGGAGGGCGGTCGCCTCGACGAGGCGAGGAACATCCTGAACAGGCAGGAGCCGATCGAGCTTCGCGAGGGAGAAGGAGGGGCCGATGCTTAA